GAGCAGCAgatggagggaggttctgctccccctctcctctgccctggtgaggcctcatctggagtcctgtgtccagtttgggCTCCTAAGCTCAAgtgggacagagaacttctggagagagtccagcacagggccaccaagatgctcaggggactggagcatctcccttatgaggaaaggctgtgggaactggggctgtttagtctggagaagatgagactgaaggggaactcattaatatttacaagtatctaaatgatgggtgtcaggaggttggggcaccccttttttctgttgtatctaggaacaggacaaggggtaatgggatgaagctggaacacaaaaagttccatttaaacataaggaaaaacttctttactgttgaggtgagggagccctggcacaggctgcccagggagggtgtggaggctccttctctggaggttttccaaacctgcctggacatgttcctctgttacctgatctaggttgacctgcttctgcagggagttggacgagatgatctctgcaggtcccttccaatctctaccacgctatgattctttgattttcAAGAAATAGAttaagggggggaaaaaaagttagaaAAGCTCTGTCATTCAGGAGTTTTTgttaggaaaaacaaaatcaaaatctATTTCTGTTTTAGGAAGTAGAGATTTTGCTGTTCTTGCACAAAGCTACACTGAAATACAATGTAGGACCATGCCATCATGAAGTATGAATGATACTGTTGTTAAACTCTTCATCGCACAGCTGAGTCTGATGAAACTATTCCAGAGGGAAACACTTGTCACAGAAGAGGTCTTGTCTCACTGTCATGAACTTGGCTTAGCATTATTTAACTGAGGATTGATTATTTTGCACATTATTTCCAACACCAGTCATGCACGAGGACCCCCTCCTATACCAAGCACAGCATGAGCATAGTACCTTCTGCTCCCAAGTACTCCTACTTGGGCAGATGGAGACAGACAGAGGATGAGATTAAGGAAACCAGCCAGGACATGCAATCAAACTTTTAGTATCCATCACAGCTGGGTTTAGCTGGGACTGTGCCTCTCTCACATTCATACTCTAACAAAGTTTTTAAGTATCCCATGCCCACTCTTGTCTCTGTCTGTGAGGTCAGATGTGGGAAAAGAAGAATACTGAAATAGAAAGAGGCTATTttgggctgtgagtggtgcAAGGCCCCCGGGAAAAGCTCCACAACCGTTTGCATGTGGGGAGAGGGTCAGTCTCTGAGCCATCTGCCAAAAAGCTGGAGACACCCGAAGCTGCCTCAGTCAGCTCTAGGAGGAAACAGGGGGGGATGCAAAAATACACTGAGAccaggctttttatttttaccttgcTCACCAGAAGTATTTGAAAAAGTTGCAGGCTGTTGGGAAGAGCTGCTCTCCTCCACTTGTAGGTTTTTCTCTATCCTCATTTGAAGTGAGAGCAGTGGGTGGCCAGGGTTAGAAgcttccacacacacacatcttcaGTTTCCCAGGCTCTTCTTTTCCCAGCAGGCACTATGCACAGCACCCTGTTCCACTGGGACCCTCTCACTCCCAACACTCTAGGAGCCACCCCTTCACCTCCCAAAGCCATGGGTGTCACCAAGTGCCCACTCTGGGGCCCGGAGATGCCTGGCAGCAGTTGCCCCCACGCCAGGGTGTGCTTGCCCTTCTCGTCTCTGCCCTGTTACATCTTGATTCTTTACACTCTCCGTCCTGTCCACCTCTTCCCTTTGCAATCCTCCTCTTTGCAATCCTCTTTGCAACCCTGCCTTTGCATCCCTCCCCTTCGTATCCCTCCCTCTTCACCTCCCCCTTTGCACCTCTCTCATTTACATCCCTCCCCTTTGCCTCTCTgcccccttcgcctctctgccTTTTTCCCATCCCTCCCCTTTGCGTCTCCCTGCTTCTCGCATCTCTGCCCCTgggcaccctcctcccctccacccTTTCAATCTTTGCCCCTTTGCACCTCTGCCCTGCTTGGATCTCAGCCTTTGGGTATCTGCCTCCTGACATTCTCCCCTCCCACTTGCCCCCCCCAGTCCCTTTGcaccccttctctcttccccgCTCCTTCGCATCTCCCCCCTCACTGCCTCTCGGTGCATTTGcacctctcccccagccccctcgCCGCCCGCATCCTCCGGGGAAGCCCTCAGCGTCTCCAGACCGTCCCCCTCGACACCCTTCCCCGGCTACACCCCGCGCTTCTCCCCCAACCCCCGTCCCCTGCCCTCcggccgccgctgcccccggcccggccgccgctgcccccggcccggccgcgaTGCCGCCTGCGCCGCGGCTGCTGCCGTTGCtggcgctggggctggggtCGTGGCTGGGGGGGCGAGCGGCCGGCGGAGGGGGCTGCCAATTGCCGGCCGAGTGGCGACCGCTGAGCGAGGGCTGCCGAGCCGAGCTGGCGGCGATCATCGTGTACGCCCGGGTGCTGGCCCTGCACCCCGATCCCTACGGCGCCTATAACTACCTGCCCTGGCAGAGGGGACCCCCGGGCGGCTCCCAGCAGGGAGCGGGAGGGGGGCTCTTTTATTCGGCCGAGATCGAGCTGCTGTGCGACCAGGCGTGGGGCAGCATGCTGGAGGTGCCCGCCGGCTCCCGCCTCAACCTCACCGGCCTCGGCTACTTCTCCTGCCACTCGCACACCGTCATGCAGGGCTACGCTTACTTCTTCTTCCTTCGGTGAGTCCCGGGATAACGAAAGGGGAGGCTTGGGGGGTGGTTCCGAGGCATCCCCGCGGCTGCGGCGGGGTTCGCTCCGTCCCGCCGCCGCGCTCTCTGCTCAGCGCCGGCTCCTCGGAGCATCCACCCCCAGTTTTAtcgggggaaaaaaagccacccAAACCCTAAAATACTCCAGCATGGAGGGAGGGCGGCAGATGTGCGGGGTGAGAAGCTCCTGGGTACTGCTGCTTCGGGGGATAGGCACAGCGCTGGTCTGAGGCAGCTCCTGTTCGCACAAGTTTGGCGTGAGAGATTAAGTCCTGACTCCAAAAACTCCCCCCGTAACTTTCTCTCGGCTCTCCCGAGTCCCAGCCAGAGCCTGACTTGGGGCTCATCgaaagaataagaaaataaaccacaagGTGGGAACAGAGCCATCGCTGCGACCTTTCAATCCAAGAGCATTTGTGAAATGCTACTCAGAGGCTTGTTTTGAAATACTTGGTATATCCTTACACTGAGTGTGTAACAAAACACAGTTTGATGCCGTCTAGTGCTCTGTCAGTGGCAATATGTTTAAACACGTTTTGCACAAGTTATTTATTGACTGCTTGAAGGAGTACTTAACTCCAGGATCAAGGGCAAAGTGATGCCAATTCAGTAGGAACTATGGGCCAAAACATAAGTTTGCCTCATTCATGGGGGTTCATTGCTACCTGCAGGGTAGCAGGAGACTGTTGGGTCCTTAATGCTGCTGCCTGGTCTGGTCCTTCATGGTGGAAACTGCTGTCTTGGCAACTAAGTGGCAGGAGAGCCGAGAGCCATGTGCCAGCTAGAAGTCTGTCTGTGTGACTTTGGTAGCACTTGTTGAGCTGTGCAGAAGTACGAGGGGTGACTTCCACAGGAGAGCAAGTGCTGTGGAGCCTGACAGCGGGCTGCCTTGGCCATTTGTGTTTCAGAATGGATGAGAACTACATCCTCCTGCCACACGGAGTCAACTTCCAGGAGGCGATCTTCCCGGATACCCAGGAGAACAGAAGGATGTTCTCCAGCCTGTTCCAGTTTTCTAACTGCTCACAGGCACAGCATGTCTTGAGTTTCTCCAGTGACTGGGAGATTCAAGAGGACAATCGGGTAAGTGACTTATTTGCTCTCCTGGGCTTGTTTTCCAAGGGAGCACAGACACTCCCAAGTCATTTGcaagcatatatatatatatatacatatatatgtttgaatgcagagcagcaggtgCCTGATTTGCATGGTCCTTTGGTGATACGACTGGCAAAGTAACAAATTAGTATTAAGCTCTGTTTTCAAAGCTGACCTCTTAGCTCTTTAGCTTCCTGTGGACCTGAGCAAAGCATGGTATCAACCTGCTCATGACCTGTTGGAAATCAGTATTGCCTGCAATTCTGTTCTGCTCCACTCAGGTCATTCCTGGGTTTGCTGTCAGTAGACCCCAAACTTGAACTTCAGCTTGAAGattttgggttttgctttttgacTTTTGTGTTCATCTCATGTAGTGAGAGCAGTGCCTGGACTGTGACAAACTGCCCAGAGATTATTCTTGCCTAACTCCACCTAACAGCATAAATATCTACTGAACTAATTGCCTTGAGCTGTCTCTCTAGCAGCTGGGCAGAAACAGAGTCTTAAGAGCATGATTTGTTTGTATGATACCAGCACTTCTGAACAAGCTGAATGAaacacctctttctcctctcaaGGGAGCCCACAGCAAGAAGTTCTCTCGGCAATCCTCTCTTAAGACAGTACATTTTTGGTATGGAAAGTCCAATAATGACTGTTGTAAGTGGCTTCTAAGCCCCTTTATGGAGCTGTCATGTATGTAATAAAGGCAGGATTTATAAATGCTTCCATGGCAGTGAAGAGCAACCTGCAGTTATGTGTGTGAATGTTCTGGATGTGCATCTTCAGCTGCAAAAGTGGAACTTGGGAAGCTGTTCTAGTACCAAACCTTGTTTTATGAGGTTAGAGGTTTTAGATTGCTCTTTAGGTCAGGATGGACAGGCCATGTGCTGTCACTTGCTATGGATTCATCTAAGGCACAATATTTGCTTATGGCAGCAGAGGCACTAGTAACTTGTTTGGGAGCTGGAGAGAGGGAGCTTAATACCCAGCTGAGccctttcccttctccatcTGGCTAACTGCCAGTGTCCAAAGTTTGAGCTGCTTTGTGGCCATCTGGCCAGTGACAGAACCCACTTCTTGGGATGCCCCTTGAGACAGAGTTTTCTCACTACTGATAGTTTGGGGAGTTAGTAAGGAACTGTGGTGTTCAAATATATATTTGGAGACAGCAGCAGGAATTGATGTTCAAGAGAAAATGAGTTCTTGCCATTAGATTGCAGAGCTGTAACCTTGGCTGGGCAAGAAGGGGGAGGCAGAGAGCCCAGATCCTggccctgcctcctccctgccagaCTGCAGGCTGCCCAGTGCCACAAGCAACATATTTGTCAAGTAaaggcactgctgctgccaaatCCACAGATTTTCCTCCAGGAGAGGAAAGTGTCACTGGAGGACCACCAGATCCAACTCCCAGTGTCTGTAATGCCTTTGCAGGGTTTATTTAGCCACGCTGAGCTCAATGTGGGGGATCTT
Above is a window of Colius striatus isolate bColStr4 chromosome 1, bColStr4.1.hap1, whole genome shotgun sequence DNA encoding:
- the CCDC3 gene encoding coiled-coil domain-containing protein 3, which produces MPPAPRLLPLLALGLGSWLGGRAAGGGGCQLPAEWRPLSEGCRAELAAIIVYARVLALHPDPYGAYNYLPWQRGPPGGSQQGAGGGLFYSAEIELLCDQAWGSMLEVPAGSRLNLTGLGYFSCHSHTVMQGYAYFFFLRMDENYILLPHGVNFQEAIFPDTQENRRMFSSLFQFSNCSQAQHVLSFSSDWEIQEDNRLMCSSVQKALFEEEDRVKKLQQKVATLEKRNRQLRERVKKVKRSLRQARKNTRHMEQMNRKLNEKLSSAGAQIPYINSLKQENSHATYLKV